Genomic DNA from Bryobacter aggregatus MPL3:
TGATGAAGCGGCCTCCGTCCTCGGGCCAGCAATGCAGGATGGGGAAATCGTCGAGCGAGAAGTTATCTTTCTGGATCACTTCCTTCACCGGACCGGTGGAGACTTCCTTCGGGAAGAAGCTGCCTACCTCGGCGAGCATCGGCAGCATTTTGAGTTTGCTCATCAGGCCGCCGGTAGGCATCTTCATCTGCACGAAGTCGGTGATGCGGTCTGCGATCTCGTCGAGCGAATCGACCCCGAGTGCAATCTGCATGCGCCGGTCGCTGGCAAAGAGGTTGATGGCCAGCGGCACATTCGATCCCTTCGGCTTCTCAAAGAGCAGCGCAGGCCCTCCGGACTTGACCGCCCTGTCAGCAAACTCCGTGATCTCCAGATAAGGATCCACTTCAAAGGGAATGCGTTTGAGCTCTCCGGCTTTTTCCAGGGCAGATAGGAACTCGGAGAGGTTGAGGTAAGACATCTCCTTTTATTATGGAAGGGTGACGACGAGAACAGCATTGGTGACCGGCGCAAGCCGTGGAATTGGTTTGGCTTGTGCGAAGGCGCTGGCGAAGGCGGGCAACAAAGTGGTGCTTGCTGCGCGCAACCTGGAGAAGCTGGAAGCAGCTGCTGCGAGCATTCGCGAAGAAGGCGGGCAGGCGCTGGCGATCACGATCGATCTGTCCTCTCCTGAATCAATCCAGGAGAGCATCAAGAAGGCGATTGCCGAAGCGGGCCCGATTCACATCCTGGTGAACAACGCAGGCGTGACCAAGGATGGTCTGTCGATGCGGATGAAGATGGACGATTGGAACCAGGTGATCCAGACGAATCTGACCGGCGCCTTTGTCGCGGCGCAGGCCGTGATGTCCGGCATGATGAAGGAGCGCTGGGGCCGCATCATCAATATCGCGAGCGTGGTGGGTGAGATGGGCAATCCTGGGCAGGCGAACTATGTCGCCTCGAAGGCCGGGCTGATCGGGCTGACCAAGAGCCTGGCGCAGGAGCTTGCTTCCCGCAACATCAC
This window encodes:
- the fabG gene encoding 3-oxoacyl-[acyl-carrier-protein] reductase codes for the protein MTTRTALVTGASRGIGLACAKALAKAGNKVVLAARNLEKLEAAAASIREEGGQALAITIDLSSPESIQESIKKAIAEAGPIHILVNNAGVTKDGLSMRMKMDDWNQVIQTNLTGAFVAAQAVMSGMMKERWGRIINIASVVGEMGNPGQANYVASKAGLIGLTKSLAQELASRNITVNAVTPGFIETDMTAVLSDEQKERITSLIPLKRLGQADDIAAAVAFLASDNASYITGHILKVNGGMYM